Part of the Chitinophaga parva genome is shown below.
CAATAAGTACTTAACGTATATTTCATATGCCGGGCCGCAAAAGCAGCCCGGCTTTTTTATGTTTTCCGTAATTTTAGCTCCCCCAACGGTACATTTCTTGCGGGATCATCCTCACAAAAAAAAATATAATTATGAAAAGAACTGCAACTGCAAACTGGAAAGGCAGCGGTAAAGAAGGTAAAGGCTTACTCTCTACCCAGAGCGGTGTACTGCACGACACCCAGTATTCTTTTACCAGCCGTTTTGAAAGCGGTATCGGCACCAATCCTGAAGAACTGGTAGGTGCTGCACACGCCGGCTGTTTTACTATGAAGCTGAGCTTTAACCTGAACGGTGCAGGCTTCACAGCGGATAACATTGACACTAAATCCACCATCACTTTTGAGAATGGCGCTATCGTGGAAAGCCACCTGGAAGTAACTGCTTCCATCCCCGGTATAGACCAGGCGAAGTTTGATGAACTGGTTGCAGATGCCGAAAAGAACTGCCCCATTTCCAAACTGCTGAATACAAAGATCACTGTAGAAGCCAAGCTGGTATAAGCCGCTGCTTCCTCACATAGCTGCCGCCTGCAAGCCACGGTCCACAAGACTTTGCGCCTGCAGGCGGTTTTTTATGCTTCGCTGATTTCTGTCTACCATTTCCGTTGTTCCGTCCATTTACCTGCGCCGTATACTGGTGTAAATTTGTATAAACAATAAGGAGATACAGTATATGAACAAAGTAATCTATCGCGGCAATGACCGTGGATTTGCCAACCATGGCTGGTTACAGAGTTACCACACCTTTAGCTTCGCTAATTATTATAGTCCTGATAAGATCCATTTTGGTGCACTGCGTGTGTTCAATGATGACCGTGTGAAAGGCGGAATGGGATTTGGTACCCACCCGCACGACAATATGGAAATAGTAAGCATTCCTATCACGGGTGCATTGCAGCACCGCGACTCCACCGGCAGAAACGCCATCATCAATACCAATGATGTGCAGATCATGAGCGCCGGTAGCGGTATTGCCCACTCAGAAATGAATGCATCCAAAACAGACACGGTAGATTTCCTGCAGATCTGGGTGATCCCGGAACAGCGGAACATCACGCCGCGCTACGAGCAAAAAACCTTCGATCCTGCTGCCCGCCGGAATAAACTGCAGGTGGTAGTATCGCCGGAAAAAGATAGTGAGGGTTTATGGATCAACCAGCAGGCCTGGTTTTCACTGGGTGATTTTGATGCAGGGCAGACGCTGGATGTTACAACGAAATTTAAGGGAGCCGGCAGCTACATCTTCCTCTTTGAAGGTGAAGCCATGGTGGATGGAGAGACCCTGCAAACCCGTGATGCCATTGGCATCAGTGCGTTTGAAAGTGCGGAGGTGAAATTCACAAAACCCTCATCCGTATTGATCATCGATATACCGATGTTAAGCTAACTCAAAGTGAGTGATTGATTTAAGTGTATTAACAGCAAGTCCTGCCAGTCGTGGCGGGACTTTTTTATTACCAGCGGACCACCGCTTTATCACTGGTAATGTAACTCACACAAGTGAGGATCAGCCCCTGTTTTATTTCCGCATCGGTGAGCACTTCATTTACAGACATAAACACGGAGCCTTCTGTGCATGCGGCCGTGCAGGAGCCGCACACGCCACCCTTGCAACTGTAAGGCAGGTGCAGGCCCTGTGCCTGTGCGGCGTGCAGCAGGGTTTCATTGCCCGGTACATGCAGGATGTGTGCTTCACCGTGATACAGTAGCGTTACTTCCCGGGGAGAGGCATCTGTAGGAATAGCAGCGTGTTTGCGCTTTCCTTCGGTATCCACCACGAAGTTCTCTTTGTGCAGCTGGGTGGCATCAAAGCCCATGAAAGTAAGGGTAAGCTGGATCATGCGCATGTATTCCGGCGGGCCGCAGAAGTAGAACTGCGCCAGGCGCCGGTCGTAATGCAGGCGGGTGTTGATGAGCGGTTCCAGCACAATGTTGCTCAGTCGCCGGTATACCGGCATCTCATGGGAGGTGCCGCTGCTATAAAAGTGGATCAATGTAAAGGTGCGTGGGTACCGGGTTTGCAGGGCTTCTACCGCCTCGCGGAAAATAGCCGTTTCGGGAGACGTGTTGCTGTACAGCAGCGTCACCCGGGCGGTAGGTTCTGCTTCTAAAATGTATTTGAGCAAGGAATAAACAGGTGAGATGCCGGAGCCCGCGGCCATCATCACAATATCGCGGGGGGTGGTTTGCAGCGTATCGTGAGTGAAGCGGCCGGAGGGCAGCAGGGACGTTACCACATCGCCCACTTTCCAATCGTGCAGGATGTGGCGGGAGATCTCCCCGTTTTGCCTGCGGCGTACCGTTACTGCCGGCAGTGCATCGATGCCGGGCGTGGTGCTGAAGGAATAAGAGCGGCGGAACTCTATGCCATGCAAGTTGATGAGAAAGGTGAGGAACTGGCCGGGCTTGTACTGAAGGGGCTCACCATCCGTGGTTTCCAGCTGGTAGGTGAAGGTGTCCTCCGTTTCGCGGAGGATGTTTACAATGCGCAGGGAAAGATAGAGATCCGTCATAAAAAGCAGGTACAAAAAAATTGGCCAGTGACCCGGGGACCGCTGACCAATTCATTAAAGAGATATGTGTTACCGCTGGTGGTTAGCCCAGTACGGTGATCTTGTTCTTCATCATTTCTATCACAGCGGCAGCAATGCCGGGTGCGTCAAAGCCGC
Proteins encoded:
- a CDS encoding OsmC family protein, with the protein product MKRTATANWKGSGKEGKGLLSTQSGVLHDTQYSFTSRFESGIGTNPEELVGAAHAGCFTMKLSFNLNGAGFTADNIDTKSTITFENGAIVESHLEVTASIPGIDQAKFDELVADAEKNCPISKLLNTKITVEAKLV
- a CDS encoding pirin family protein, with amino-acid sequence MNKVIYRGNDRGFANHGWLQSYHTFSFANYYSPDKIHFGALRVFNDDRVKGGMGFGTHPHDNMEIVSIPITGALQHRDSTGRNAIINTNDVQIMSAGSGIAHSEMNASKTDTVDFLQIWVIPEQRNITPRYEQKTFDPAARRNKLQVVVSPEKDSEGLWINQQAWFSLGDFDAGQTLDVTTKFKGAGSYIFLFEGEAMVDGETLQTRDAIGISAFESAEVKFTKPSSVLIIDIPMLS
- a CDS encoding 2Fe-2S iron-sulfur cluster-binding protein; the encoded protein is MTDLYLSLRIVNILRETEDTFTYQLETTDGEPLQYKPGQFLTFLINLHGIEFRRSYSFSTTPGIDALPAVTVRRRQNGEISRHILHDWKVGDVVTSLLPSGRFTHDTLQTTPRDIVMMAAGSGISPVYSLLKYILEAEPTARVTLLYSNTSPETAIFREAVEALQTRYPRTFTLIHFYSSGTSHEMPVYRRLSNIVLEPLINTRLHYDRRLAQFYFCGPPEYMRMIQLTLTFMGFDATQLHKENFVVDTEGKRKHAAIPTDASPREVTLLYHGEAHILHVPGNETLLHAAQAQGLHLPYSCKGGVCGSCTAACTEGSVFMSVNEVLTDAEIKQGLILTCVSYITSDKAVVRW